CGGATAATAGGCACGATGACCACTTGGAACGGCGCCAGTTTGGGCGGTACCTTCATGCCGTTGTCGTCGCCGTGGGTCATGATCAGGCCGCCGATGAGGCGGGTCGAGACGCCCCACGAAGTCGTGTGCACATGATCCAGCCCGCCGTCTTTTGTCTGGAATTTGATGTCGGCGGCCTTTGAGAAATTCTGGCCCAGATAATGGGATGTGCCCGCCTGCAGGGCCTTGCCGTCCTGCATCATGGCTTCGATGCAGTACGTGTTCACGGCGCCCGGAAAACGCTCGCCGGGCGTCTTCTCGCCCTTGATCACCGGCATGGCCATGACGTTTTCGGCCACATCGCGATAGACCTCCAGCATCTGCAGGGTCTCGCGCATCGCATCATCCCTGTCCGCATGGGCCGTATGGCCTTCCTGCCAGAGAAACTCGGTGGTGCGCAGGAACAGGCGCGTGCGCATCTCCCAGCGCACCACGTTGGCCCACTGGTTGATCAGCACGGGCAGGTCGCGGTAGCTTTCGATCCAGCGGGCAAAGGCCTCGCCGATGATGGTTTCCGAGGTGGGGCGGATCACCAGCGGTTCCTCCAGCTCCCCGTCGGGCACCAGTTTGCCGTCCTTCTGTACAAGACGGTGGTGGGTCACCACGGCCATTTCCTTGGCAAAGCCTTCCACGTGGGTGGCTTCTTTCTCGATCAGGCTGAGGGGGATGAACAGGGGAAAATAGGCGTTCTCGTGCCCCGTGGCCTTGAAGCGGTCGTCCAGTTCGCGCGCCAGGCGTTCCCAGATGCCATAGCCCCAGGGCTTGATCACCATGCAGCCGCGCACGCCGGAGTTTTCGGCCATGTCCGCGGCGCTGATCACCGCCTGGTACCAGTCGGCGTAGTTTTCCGCGCGGGTGGGGGAGATGGCGGTTTTCACGGCTTTTTCAGTCTTTCCGGTCTGTGCGGTCGCGGTGGAGGACATGGCGGTTCCTTTCATGATCTGCCCGTATATGACCATGCCCGGCCGTGGAACTCAATGCGGTTGAGAAACAGGGTCTCTCCCGCTCTCCTGCAGGAGAGGGATTCCAGTTTCCTTAGCCAGGCTTTCGCATGTACATGTATAAGATCCATCGGAGACACAAAAGGATGCCGGCATGAAGCGTATCGCTGTGTGTATATGGATCCTGGCCGTGTGCCTGGCCTTTCCGGCCCGGGCGGAGGGCCTGAAGGTGGTGGCCAGCATCAAGCCTGTCCATTCCCTGGTGGCCAGTGTCATGGCCGGTGCGGGGGAGCCATATCTTCTGGTGCGCGGGGCGGCCTCGCCCCACGATTATACCCTGAAGCCCGCCGATGCCGCCGCGCTGGCGGGCGCGGACACTGTATTCTGGATGGGTCCGGCGCTGGAGACATTCCTGGTCCATCCGCTGGAAACCCTTGCAGGCCGGGCGCAGGTTGTAACCCTTCTGTCGCCGGATGTGCTGGAGGTTCTTCCCGTCCGGGCCGGTGGCGTATGGGGAGACCATCACCACGATCATGGAGAGGACGAACCGGAAGCCCTGGATCCCCACGCCTGGCTGGATGCGAACAATGCCATCCGGATTGTGCGTCTTGCTGAAAAGGTTCTGTCGGAAAAGGATCCGGACAACGCCGCCCTGTACCGGCGCAATGCCCGGGACACAGAGGCCCGCCTGAAAACCCTGCGCGGGGACATCTCTTCCCTTCTGGGGTCTGTGCGGGACCGGCCCTTTATCGTCTCCCATGATGCCTTCCAGTATATGGAGCAGGTCTGGGGCCTGAAGGGTGCCGGCGCTGTCACGGTCAGTCCGGATCAGGTTCCCGGCGCCCGGCGCCTGTCGGCCCTGCGGCAGAAAATTGTGGACGCCCGCGCGGTGTGCGTGTTTACTGAACCCGGATCCGGTTCCCGCAGGATTGCGGCCCTGACTGACGGAACGGCTGTCCGCACCGGTGTCCTGGATCCTGAAGGAATTTCTCTGAAACCGGGACCGGGCCTGTATTTTGACCTGATGCTTTTCAACGCCCGGAACCTTGCGGCGTGCCTGAATGGAGGGCCTGAACAATGACCCACGCTGATATCCGCCTCATGGGACGGGCCATGGAACATGCGGCGCTGCATCCGGACGACCCGCCGGCCATCCCCGAACTGGCCGCCATGACTGGTCTGAACCCGCATCAGTTCCGGCAGGTTTTCATGGCCATTGCCGGTGTGATGCCGGAGGCTTTTCTGGACAATGTGCCCTTCCGCCAGGCCAGAGCCCTTCTGGAGCACAGGGGGCGCCTTCCCGGGAAGCCCGCCGTGAACATCGGGTGGAAAGCCGTGGAAAGGCCGGAGGATTTCGGCACGGTCATTTATGGCTTTCACGAAACGCCGCTGGGGCGTGTCCTGGTGGGCCTGTCGGATCACCGGCTGTGCTGGCTGGGTTTTGCCGCCACCGGCGATGCGGCGGCAATGCAGGTGATGACGAAGGCCCTGGCCGGAGCGGACTTCCGGGACAGTGCGCGGGACACAGCCTTTGTAGCGGCCCGGCTGACGGATCCCGCGATCCCGTGGGATGTTGTGGTCCGCGGCACACCGTTCCAGGTGGACGTGTGGAAGGCCCTGTGCCGCATCCCTGTGGGCAGCATTTTCACCTATGGCGATGTGGCCGCAGCTGTTGGCCGCCCCGCTGCCGTGCGCGCCGTGGGCCAGGCGGTAGGATCGAACCCCGTCAGCATCATCGTGCCCTGTCACCGGGTTGTCCTGGGATCGGGAAAGATCCACACCTACGGCGGCGGACCACTGCGCAAGCGCATCCTGCTGGCCTGGGAAGCGGCCCTGGCGAAAGGTCGCCTGCAGGCCGCGGCGGCGTGAGGGCGGAATTTTCAGGTATTGCTGAATTATGAAAACCCTTGTTCACCGCAGAGACGCAGAGGACGCAGAGAAGTATCCTGTCATCCTGAGCACAGCGAAGGATCTTTCTGACTGCAATTAAGAATCCTTCAGTCGCATTCGCTCCTTCAGGAAGACAATCCGGAATCTCTGCATCTCTGCGGTGAATATGTAAAAACGAGGACATAA
Above is a genomic segment from Pseudomonadota bacterium containing:
- the proS gene encoding proline--tRNA ligase translates to MSSTATAQTGKTEKAVKTAISPTRAENYADWYQAVISAADMAENSGVRGCMVIKPWGYGIWERLARELDDRFKATGHENAYFPLFIPLSLIEKEATHVEGFAKEMAVVTHHRLVQKDGKLVPDGELEEPLVIRPTSETIIGEAFARWIESYRDLPVLINQWANVVRWEMRTRLFLRTTEFLWQEGHTAHADRDDAMRETLQMLEVYRDVAENVMAMPVIKGEKTPGERFPGAVNTYCIEAMMQDGKALQAGTSHYLGQNFSKAADIKFQTKDGGLDHVHTTSWGVSTRLIGGLIMTHGDDNGMKVPPKLAPFQVVIVPIIRADSDRDAVMAYADRVAKQLGATTAFGEKVRVKLDGRDVQSQDKRWQWIKKGVPLILEIGPKDVASGQVCAVWRDDIGKKNFVATDALAASIGQDLGAYQQRLFDAAKALQKSRMVTNIKTRAELEAYFSSSGDQGYSTGKGFVLAPFCGDESAAEPVLKALGITLRCAPFDTPVTGPCIITGGKATMEVILARSY
- a CDS encoding zinc ABC transporter substrate-binding protein; this translates as MKRIAVCIWILAVCLAFPARAEGLKVVASIKPVHSLVASVMAGAGEPYLLVRGAASPHDYTLKPADAAALAGADTVFWMGPALETFLVHPLETLAGRAQVVTLLSPDVLEVLPVRAGGVWGDHHHDHGEDEPEALDPHAWLDANNAIRIVRLAEKVLSEKDPDNAALYRRNARDTEARLKTLRGDISSLLGSVRDRPFIVSHDAFQYMEQVWGLKGAGAVTVSPDQVPGARRLSALRQKIVDARAVCVFTEPGSGSRRIAALTDGTAVRTGVLDPEGISLKPGPGLYFDLMLFNARNLAACLNGGPEQ
- a CDS encoding methylated-DNA--[protein]-cysteine S-methyltransferase: MTHADIRLMGRAMEHAALHPDDPPAIPELAAMTGLNPHQFRQVFMAIAGVMPEAFLDNVPFRQARALLEHRGRLPGKPAVNIGWKAVERPEDFGTVIYGFHETPLGRVLVGLSDHRLCWLGFAATGDAAAMQVMTKALAGADFRDSARDTAFVAARLTDPAIPWDVVVRGTPFQVDVWKALCRIPVGSIFTYGDVAAAVGRPAAVRAVGQAVGSNPVSIIVPCHRVVLGSGKIHTYGGGPLRKRILLAWEAALAKGRLQAAAA